Part of the Lujinxingia vulgaris genome is shown below.
GGCCAGTCGACCAGCTCGCCGGCCTCGTTGCGCCAGAGCGAAAAAGGCGCCACATCGCGGATGGCCTCGGTGCCCAGCTGCACCATCAGGAGGCGGTCCACCCCGAGCGCCACGCCCGAGGAGGGGGGCATGCCGAAGCGCAGCGCTTCGAGAAAGGCCTCGGGCAATGGGAGTGCGGGCAGCCCGCGGGCCTCACGCGCCTTCTGATCGTCCTCAAAACGCTCGCGTTGCTCCTCGGCGTCGGTCAGTTCGCCGAAGCCATTGGCCAGCTCCACGCCGTCGACGTAGAGCTCAAAGCGCTCGGCGGTGCGGGGATCGTCGGGGGTGCGCCTGGCGAGCACCGCCAGCGGGGCGGGCCAGTCGGTGATGAAGACGGCTCCCAGGGTCGCGATGAAGGGATCGATATGCTCGACAACCAGCGCGAAAAAAAGATCGTCCCAATGCGATGTCTCAGAAAGATGCGGCGGAAGAAGATCGAGGCGACGCACCGTCTCGCTTAACGCGTCGGCGTTGAGGTTCTCCAGGATGTCGAAGCCGCAGGCCTCACGCACCACCTCTTGCATGGTGACGCGGGGGATGGGTGAGGTCACCGGGCGCGCGCTCCCGGCGTGGAGGGTCTGGCAGACGAGCTGTTCGACGTCGTCGATGATGGCGTCGAGAGGCTCCCAGGCGCGGTACCACTCGAGCAGGCTGAACTCGGGGTTATGGCGCGGGGTAACCTCCCCGTCGCGCCAGACGCGGGCCAGCTGGTAGATGCGCTCGGCGCCCTCGCATAAGAGGCGCTTCATGCTGAACTCTGGCGAGGTGTGCAGATAGCCCGGGCGCGGGTGGTGAGGACCGTCGAGGTGCACGGTGGCGGCGACCGGCGAAAGATGCACGTCGGTGCCCGGGGCGCGCACCCAGGCGGGGGTCTCAACTTCGAGA
Proteins encoded:
- the epmA gene encoding EF-P lysine aminoacylase EpmA — protein: MQAEHGWQIRNLHTTLELAFSGGTPPDAVDHQALVEVCGERENELLSVTSWRLVARAPAEPTRLTHHRAIPLGRAIEARADFNRRARTFFESRDFLEVETPAWVRAPGTDVHLSPVAATVHLDGPHHPRPGYLHTSPEFSMKRLLCEGAERIYQLARVWRDGEVTPRHNPEFSLLEWYRAWEPLDAIIDDVEQLVCQTLHAGSARPVTSPIPRVTMQEVVREACGFDILENLNADALSETVRRLDLLPPHLSETSHWDDLFFALVVEHIDPFIATLGAVFITDWPAPLAVLARRTPDDPRTAERFELYVDGVELANGFGELTDAEEQRERFEDDQKAREARGLPALPLPEAFLEALRFGMPPSSGVALGVDRLLMVQLGTEAIRDVAPFSLWRNEAGELVDWP